One genomic segment of Aquipluma nitroreducens includes these proteins:
- a CDS encoding CheR family methyltransferase: MKSEFIEISDELFLKVGKMITEKYGIKMPLEKKIMFQSRLQRRLRDLNIGSFDEYAMRLFSDNNKSMEFNLLADFISTNKTEFFREKEHFRFLTEKILPEYIENNTSNLFPEWNLWSAGCSSGQEAYSIGIQIEEFMRLSGIQFKYSILATDISGKMLRFAREAVYPMEQVDEIPIELKHRYFLKSKNSKDPKVKVVKAIRERVKVGYLNLMDGLYPFDTQFDVIFLRNTLIYFDQMTQLKVLTKVLGSLKTGGYLFIGHSESLINLHLPIKSIAPSVYIKINTEGL, translated from the coding sequence GTGAAGTCAGAATTTATCGAAATATCGGATGAGCTTTTTCTTAAGGTTGGAAAGATGATCACTGAAAAGTATGGGATTAAAATGCCTCTGGAGAAGAAGATCATGTTTCAGTCCCGACTTCAGCGTCGTTTGCGTGACCTTAATATCGGTTCGTTTGATGAATATGCAATGAGATTGTTCTCAGATAATAACAAATCAATGGAATTCAATTTACTTGCCGATTTTATTTCGACCAATAAAACTGAATTTTTTCGTGAGAAAGAGCATTTTCGTTTCCTGACCGAAAAAATTTTGCCTGAATACATCGAAAATAATACCTCCAATCTGTTTCCTGAATGGAACTTATGGAGCGCTGGCTGTTCAAGCGGTCAGGAGGCTTATTCTATCGGAATTCAAATCGAAGAATTTATGCGATTGAGTGGAATTCAATTCAAATACTCAATCCTGGCAACTGATATTTCAGGAAAGATGTTGCGATTTGCAAGGGAGGCCGTTTACCCAATGGAGCAGGTTGACGAAATACCCATTGAACTTAAACATCGCTATTTTTTGAAAAGTAAAAATTCAAAAGACCCGAAAGTTAAAGTAGTAAAAGCGATTAGGGAAAGAGTAAAGGTAGGCTATCTGAATTTAATGGACGGTTTGTATCCGTTTGATACGCAATTTGATGTAATATTTCTCCGGAATACACTGATATACTTCGATCAAATGACTCAGTTAAAAGTCTTGACGAAGGTTTTAGGTAGTTTAAAAACAGGAGGTTATCTTTTTATAGGTCATTCAGAATCATTGATAAACCTACATTTGCCAATTAAGTCAATCGCTCCAAGTGTTTACATTAAAATCAATACAGAAGGGTTATGA